A single window of Malus sylvestris chromosome 5, drMalSylv7.2, whole genome shotgun sequence DNA harbors:
- the LOC126623580 gene encoding vacuolar protein sorting-associated protein 28 homolog 2-like, with protein MEVKLANDKREREMYDSFAELYAIIKTTEKLEKAYIRDVITSSAYEAECQKLIAHFKTLASTLKDTIPSIERFADTYKMDCPAAINRLVTSGVPATVEHRAAAASSMTSSAAAVAECTQNFITAMDSLKLNMVAVDQVHPLLSDLSTSLGKLTFLPPDFLGKVKLKEWIARLSKMGAADELTEQQSRQLHFDLESSYNSFMVALPNYGS; from the coding sequence ATGGAGGTCAAGCTGGCCAATGACAAGCGTGAAAGAGAAATGTATGATAGTTTTGCCGAACTATACGCCATTATCAAGACCACTGAGAAGCTTGAGAAGGCGTATATTCGGGATGTGATCACTTCTTCTGCGTATGAGGCGGAATGCCAAAAACTCATTGCACACTTTAAGACATTGGCCTCCACGCTCAAGGACACCATCCCAAGCATTGAGCGGTTTGCAGATACATACAAGATGGACTGCCCGGCGGCTATAAACCGTCTTGTGACCTCAGGGGTGCCTGCCACAGTGGAGCACCGGGCTGCTGCAGCTTCCTCCATGACTTCCTCAGCCGCCGCAGTGGCAGAATGCACACAGAATTTCATCACTGCAATGGACTCCTTGAAGCTGAATATGGTGGCAGTCGATCAGGTGCACCCGCTGCTCTCGGACCTCTCAACGTCTCTTGGAAAGTTGACCTTTCTACCACCGGACTTTTTGGGGAAGGTAAAGCTGAAGGAGTGGATTGCAAGGCTATCGAAGATGGGAGCAGCCGATGAGTTGACGGAGCAGCAGTCCAGGCAGCTTCACTTTGATCTCGAATCATCATACAACTCGTTTATGGTGGCTTTGCCGAATTATGGTAGTTGA
- the LOC126623570 gene encoding uncharacterized protein LOC126623570 — protein sequence MAISQELYPSQDDLLYEEELLRNPFSLKLWWRYLIARAESPFKKRFIIYERALKALPGSYKLWYAYLRERLELVRNLPITHSQYETLVNTFERALVTMHKMPRIWIMYLQTLTEQKLVTKTRRTFDRALCALPVTQHDRIWEPYLVFVSQKGIPIETSLRVYRRYLKYDPTHIEDFIEFLINSSLWQEAAERLAAVLNDDKFYSIKGKTKHRLWLELCDLLTKHATEVSGLNVDAIIRGGIRKFTDEVGRLWTSLADYYIRRNLHEKARDIFEEGMTTVVTVRDFSVIFDSYAHFEEIVLAHKMETADLSDDEEDKENGVAEDGNEEEEDLRLDINLSVAELEKKMLDGFWLHDDKDIDLRLARLDHLMDRRPVLANSVLLRQNPHNVEQWHRRVKLYEGNPTKQILTYTEAVRTIDPMKAVGKPHTLWVAFAKLYENHNDIVNARVIFDKAVQVNYKTVDNLASLWCEWAEMELRHKNFKGALELMRRATAEPSVEVKRRVAADGNAPVQMKLHKCLRIWAFYVDLEESLGKLESTRAVYERILDLKIATPQIIINYASLLEEHKYFEDAFKVYQKGTKIFKYPHVKDIWVTYLSRFVKRYGKKELERARELFEEAVQAAPADAKKPMYLQYAKLEEDYGLSKRAMKVYDEATKAVPNHEKLGMYEIYIARATEIFGVPKTRDIYQQAIDSGLPDKDVKTMCLKFAELEKSLGEIDRARGVYTFASQFSDPRSDVDFWNKWHEFEVQHGNEDTFREMLRIKRSVSASYSQTHFILPEYMMQKDQRLNMDEAKDKLKQAGVPEDEMAALERQLAPVANDTTTKDSSRIGFVSAGAIQQTDGGIKVTANPEDIELPEENDSEDEERVEIQIAQKEVPDAVFGELANKRKEAEKDEGGDADTKDDGSRLGALERIKRLKRGA from the exons ATGGCGATCTCTCAGGAGCTATACCCATCGCAAGACGACCTGCTCTACGAAGAGGAGCTTCTCCGCAACCCATTCAGCCTCAAGCTATGGTGGCGCTACCTAATCGCTCGAGCCGAATCTCCGTTCAAGAAGCGCTTCATAATCTACGAGCGAGCCCTCAAGGCTCTGCCCGGAAGCTACAAGCTCTGGTACGCTTACCTCCGCGAAAGACTCGAGCTTGTAAGGAACTTGCCCATCACTCACTCGCAGTATGAAACACTAGTCAACACGTTTGAACGAGCCCTAGTGACGATGCACAAGATGCCCAGGATTTGGATTATGTACTTGCAGACTTTGACGGAGCAGAAATTGGTCACCAAGACTCGCCGGACCTTTGACAGAGCGCTGTGTGCTCTTCCCGTGACGCAGCACGATCGCATTTGGGAGCCCTACCTCGTGTTCGTGAGCCAAAAGGGCATCCCAATCGAGACCTCGCTTCGGGTTTATCGCAGGTATTTGAAATATGACCCTACCCATATTGAAGATTTCATCGAGTTCTTGATTAATTCTAGTCTTTGGCAAGAGGCTGCCGAGAGGCTGGCTGCTGTGTTGAATGATGATAAGTTTTACTCGATAAAGGGGAAGACGAAACATAGGCTGTGGCTAGAATTGTGTGATTTGCTTACTAAGCATGCCACCGAGGTTTCGGGCCTCAATGTGGATGCTATAATTAGAGGTGGGATTAGGAAGTTTACAGATGAGGTGGGGCGGTTGTGGACCTCTCTTGCGGACTATTACATTAGAAGGAATTTGCATGAGAAGGCGAGGGATATATTCGAGGAGGGTATGACAACTGTGGTAACGGTGAGAGATTTTAGTGTGATTTTTGATTCGTATGCTCATTTTGAAGAGATTGTGCTTGCCCATAAGATGGAAACTGCTGATTTGAGTGATGATGAGGAGGACAAAGAGAATGGGGTTGCGGAGGATGGaaatgaggaggaagaagatctTCGATTGGATATTAACTTGTCTGTGGCTGAGCTTGAGAAGAAAATGCTTGATGGGTTTTGGTTACATGATGATAAGGATATAGATTTGAGATTAGCTCGATTGGACCATCTCATGGATAGAAGACCTGTACTAGCAAATAGTGTTCTTTTACGACAAAATCCTCATAATGTAGAGCAGTGGCACCGAAGAGTGAAGCTTTATGAGGGCAATCCCACCAAGCAGATACTTACTTACACTGAGGCAGTGAGGACAATTGATCCAATGAAAGCGGTTGGGAAGCCTCACACTTTGTGGGTTGCTTTTGCTAAGTTGTACGAGAACCACAATGATATTGTCAATGCCAGAGTGATTTTTGATAAAGCAGTGCAGGTGAATTACAAGACCGTGGATAATTTGGCTAGTCTGTGGTGTGAGTGGGCAGAAATGGAATTGAGGCATAAGAATTTCAAAGGAGCACTGGAACTGATGAGGCGGGCTACTGCAGAGCCATCTGTTGAGGTGAAACGAAGAG TGGCTGCTGATGGGAATGCACCGGTTCAGATGAAGCTGCATAAATGCTTGAGGATTTGGGCCTTTTATGTGGACTTGGAGGAGAGCCTGGGTAAATTAGAGTCCACTCGAGCTGTTTACGAGAGGATATTGGATTTGAAAATAGCCACACCGCAGATCATAATCAATTATGCATCACTTCTTGAG GAGCATAAATACTTTGAAGATGCGTTCAAGGTGTATCAAAAAGGTACTAAAATATTCAAGTATCCACATGTCAAAGACATATGGGTTACATATCTCTCTAGATTTGTAAAGAGatatgggaagaaagaacttgAGCGCGCAAGAGAGCTATTTGAGGAGGCTGTTCAAGCG GCCCCTGCTGATGCGAAGAAGCCTATGTATCTTCAATATGCAAAGCTGGAGGAGGATTATGGCCTATCAAAGCGGGCGATGAAAGTCTATGATGAAGCAACGAAGGCTGTTCCAAACCATGAGAAACTGGGCATGTATGAAATCTATATTGCCCGTGCCACAGAGATATTTGGCGTCCCAAAAACAAGGGATATATACCAGCAGGCCATAGATTCTGGTCTTCCAGACAAAGATGTGAAGACAATGTGTTTAAAGTTTGCTGAGCTTGAGAAGAGCTTGGGAGAAATTGATCGTGCTCGGGGAGTGTATACATTTGCGTCGCAGTTTTCAGATCCACGATCTGATGTGGATTTCTGGAACAAATGGCATGAGTTTGAAGTGCAGCACGGAAATGAAGATACCTTCCGGGAGATGCTTCGAATTAAACGAAGTGTTTCCGCAAGCTATAGCCAG ACGCACTTTATTCTACCCGAGTATATGATGCAAAAGGATCAGAGGCTGAACATGGACGAGGCAAAAGACAAGTTGAAACAGGCAGGAGTCCCCGAAGATGAAATGGCTGCTCTAGAGAGGCAGTTGGCACCTGTGGCCAACGATACTACCACTAAAGATAGCAGTAGAATAGGCTTTGTGAGTGCTGGAGCAATTCAACAGACCGACGGAGGGATCAAAGTTACCGCAAATCCTGAAGACATTGAGCTACCGGAAGAAAATGATTCAGAAGACGAGGAAAGGGTGGAGATTCAAATTGCACAGAAGGAGGTCCCGGATGCTGTTTTTGGAGAGTTGGCTAACAAGAGAAAGGAGGCCGAAAAAGACGAGGGCGGAGATGCTGATACCAAGGACGATGGCAGCCGCCTTGGTGCCCTTGAGAGAATAAAAAGGCTAAAACGAGGCGCCTGA